The Dunckerocampus dactyliophorus isolate RoL2022-P2 chromosome 16, RoL_Ddac_1.1, whole genome shotgun sequence nucleotide sequence CACATCTGGTACTTGCATGTACATGGAAGGCTGcgagggaggaggagagagggAGGCTTGCAGGTTAGACAGGAAGTTGTCATCTGACAAAGCAGGAAGTTccaagctgctgctgctgcaatgcatgctgggacATTTGGGGCTGGattctgaggaggaggaggaatccGACGAGGAAGTGGAACGTTTCTTGGAGCCACTCATGTTGTGCGCCTTCCTTTTTCTCTTGCGGCAGAAGTTACCGTTGTCGAACATCTTGTCGCAGTTTGGATCCAGAGTCCAGAAGTTTCCTTTACCTGCAACGTGGAACGGTGAGTTAGAGAGGTGGAGGTGTAGCCCCCTGCTGGGTGCAAACACTGACAAAACAAAAGCCATTTGCATTCCACTAGCAACTGAGATGAAGTAGGAATTTCGTCTCACCAGGGTTGTTCTCGTCCCGGGGAACTTTCCGAAAGCAGTCATTGAGCGACAAGTTGTGGCGGATGGAGTTCTGCCAGCCCGCCTTGTTTCGGCTGTAGAAGGGGAAGTTCTCTGAGACGTACTGGTAGATTTGGCTCAGCGTCAGCCGCTGCTCAGGTGCGCTCTGAATCGCCATGGCGATGAGGGCGGAGTAGGAGTAAGGCGGGCGGGCAAGGCCCATCAAGCCTCCTGGGGAGAACCAGGGCCCAGCGGGAAGCAAAGGTCTCTGGAGGCTGAAGTGCTGAAGAGGAGCGTCACTGGAGGGGTGGCTGAGCTCTCCTGCAACCGCACAGGTGAGGCCTGAGTCTGGGCTATTGTAGCTGAAAAACGCCTCGCTGAGGTGTGGATGTGGGAGCCACGGTGATGAAGACTGGCTGGGctcaggaggaggtggagggctGTAGAGGCTTAAGGGATCCAGGCCCAGAAGAGGTAGCTCCTGCTGGGGGAGTCCACATAGAGGGGAGGGCGAGCCCAGCTGAGGGACGAAGGACGCCATAATGATGCAATGTTTCTGACACACAGCACCTGGATGTCCTATACACCTGCACTTATACTCAAAAGCCCCTCCCACTTGGAAGCTGATTGGCTgctactacacacacacacgcacacacacagaatagTTGTTTTGAATAAGGGCAGCTTGAATTCCTACCTTTGGGCAGAGGACAGCCTGAGGATTTAAAGGTGATGCCAACAGCATCAGATAAGACTTATTGAATCTGTTTTTACGGTTTCAGTCGTTACAGCATCTAATCTGCTTTACACCTCAGATTATTTTTAATAGCTTGTTCAGCATGTAAGATTTCTTGATTCAAATTAAAATCATAGACACTTAAACAGCGGTGTTTCCCTCCAAGGGCTgtatattgaaaaaaatcaatggATTTTTTTCAGCTTTTCCTCATCGAGTTGGTTTATAATATCACTGCTAATGtccacatttcaactttttagcatttttactgctgtttccttaattgtatttttagattgtgccatgggccaataaaaaccaaGTTGCAGGCCACAAATGCCCCCCCCCAGGCAGCACTTTGGTCActctttattttaaatgtttaaatagaACACCATCAATAATTACTGTATACtttatctgttgtttttaacCTTTGATGAGAGGTACGTtggaaaaaatatcaaataccaGTAGAGCAGTACTACCAAtaacttgactttttttcttcaccTTCTGAAACAGTACAGAAAGTGACgtgaatcactattttatttgatattataACTTAAAAGTAGCATCGTCTTACATGCACATTTCATGTCTAATTAGGACCAAGATTAAACAATTCTTTTCATCCCAGCACATCAAATGTAGTACTGTGTCATGTCAacaaaagtaaaattaaaaaaaacaataatattaagGGGAATCACAATATAGTAACATTTATAAAGGTTTTCAATTGAAGAATTTGTCTAAAAAATGATTCAAATGCCTCGAAATTACAAGTAtgttgacacctagtgactcgGAATGTGCCCTGTGACCAAAGAGCCTCAGGATCGATTTCCCCCAATCTGCATCGGGGTTACGCATACCCcaccccctccacacacaccgGCACATTCTCATCTGAGGTGCCCtttaaaatgcaacttttgttaaaaacatataaaaacatcaaCCCAAAAAACTGTCACAAGCAAAGGACAATATTGTTGTATGGATTTAATCACTCATACACTAAACTGAGGACTTCACTTCTTATCAATTCATATGCAATATTCACACCTGCGACACGAGGAGTGAGGGAACTGTCTCCGTTTCACTCCTTTATCGGGGAGCCTGAAGGCCAACAATGACATTGCgcgtctgcgtgtgtgtgatgacaGTTGGCGACAGCATCAAATCTTCAGCCGGCGCAGACAAAACAAGACAGTCT carries:
- the foxi3a gene encoding forkhead box protein I3a, translated to MASFVPQLGSPSPLCGLPQQELPLLGLDPLSLYSPPPPPEPSQSSSPWLPHPHLSEAFFSYNSPDSGLTCAVAGELSHPSSDAPLQHFSLQRPLLPAGPWFSPGGLMGLARPPYSYSALIAMAIQSAPEQRLTLSQIYQYVSENFPFYSRNKAGWQNSIRHNLSLNDCFRKVPRDENNPGKGNFWTLDPNCDKMFDNGNFCRKRKRKAHNMSGSKKRSTSSSDSSSSSESSPKCPSMHCSSSSLELPALSDDNFLSNLQASLSPPPSQPSMYMQVPDVSSLLPPPPLPQGFVSTYSPGAVVPQWDTCSSSSSPPPPATFFPSSQSTPPHFSPSLIYADLQTACSPLLELQEEQRQQQPASSFQHLLLGEELPLDCLALQQRL